The following coding sequences are from one Ornithodoros turicata isolate Travis chromosome 1, ASM3712646v1, whole genome shotgun sequence window:
- the LOC135377204 gene encoding protein O-linked-mannose beta-1,4-N-acetylglucosaminyltransferase 2-like, giving the protein MHNAPIGTNFGMGGLTISYREIVLVCIWWTLNTICEFWNVKQNNLAAQPAMSVEDAATSVWCRGSNYTERMCIFRNLYYRGDTGDFIFFHGQKSSALGLVEGRLEVAELSSISDHSALYFTYTDMPINELSRFHISTVQFTTLIMSRLNPDNIMHAIHDDLVPIFSTARELCACETCAEIHSYLSSLTVFFADSRQKGRYWELYRMLLPKSPILGVSLKSSQLVRLEKAIVGLRKESTWYQYGFKSPQGPIQEHFSQARLEVAQFVEYFRNAAGVKLAAKSRGCAVFLKRTQNRRVLNEDALLAMVRRYTGLETIVLDINSEPMSYVIKLISRADMLTAMHGSALVLSMFLKPNSAVLELFPYGINPEHYTPYKTLAHLRGIFYLSWRNTNKSNTVAHPNRKPHLGGIMHLSPEEQQKVLDSDKVPQHLCCEDPEWLFRIYQDTVVDNSIVPLLEKIRRARQDYTHPPRVDKLLPGFVRDVECLVEEVGHLLVRWKEPWNTNYVTDSDCQYEVWLQTESGVTAVKTRCCYYSVNINETVLKIWVRAICAGNIGGFNVFPAQCSVE; this is encoded by the coding sequence ATGCATAACGCACCCATTGGTACAAATTTTGGCATGGGTGGGTTAACCATATCTTACAGAGAAATTGTTTTAGTGTGTATTTGGTGGACTTTGAACACAATCTGCGAGTTTTGGAATGTTAAGCAGAACAACTTGGCGGCACAGCCGGCGATGTCCGTAGAAGATGCTGCAACCTCTGTGTGGTGCCGTGGTTCTAATTACACGGAGAGGATGTGCATCTTTAGAAATCTTTATTACAGAGGGGACACTGGGGACTTTATCTTTTTTCATGGTCAGAAGTCTTCTGCTTTGGGACTCGTTGAAGGCAGACTCGAAGTGGCAGAGCTATCTTCTATTTCTGACCACAGTGCTTTGTATTTCACTTACACGGATATGCCGATTAACGAACTCTCTCGTTTTCACATATCAACGGTACAGTTTACTACGCTGATTATGAGCAGATTAAACCCGGACAACATAATGCATGCGATTCATGACGACTTGGTACCTATATTCTCTACCGCCCGTGAACTTTGCGCGTGCGAGACTTGCGCGGAAATTCATTCTTACCTGAGCAGCTTAACTGTATTTTTCGCGGACAGTCGACAAAAAGGCCGATACTGGGAACTGTACAGAATGTTGCTTCCCAAATCACCCATATTGGGTGTGAGTTTAaagtcgtcacagttggtacgcCTTGAGAAAGCTATAGTGGGACTCAGGAAAGAGAGTACATGGTATCAGTATGGATTCAAAAGTCCACAAGGGCCAATACAGGAACACTTCTCACAGGCACGGTTGGAAGTTGCACAATTTGTCGAGTATTTCCGTAATGCTGCAGGAGTGAAGCTAGCTGCAAAGAGCAGAGGCTGTGCAGTCTTTTTAAAGAGAACACAAAACAGACGTGTGCTCAATGAAGACGCTCTGTTGGCTATGGTCAGGAGGTATACCGGTCTTGAAACCATCGTACTGGACATAAACAGCGAACCCATGTCGTACGTTATAAAACTAATAAGCAGAGCAGACATGCTCACTGCCATGCATGGTTCAGCACTCGTATTGTCCATGTTCCTGAAACCAAATTCTGCAGTATTGGAACTGTTTCCTTACGGAATAAACCCTGAGCATTATACTCCATACAAGACGCTAGCCCATTTGCGAGGCATTTTTTACTTATCATGGAGAAACACGAATAAAAGCAACACTGTCGCGCATCCAAATCGCAAACCACACTTAGGAGGTATCATGCATCTTTCACCGGAAGAACAGCAGAAGGTCTTGGACAGTGACAAGGTCCCTCAACACCTTTGTTGCGAGGACCCAGAGTGGTTATTCCGAATCTATCAGGATACAGTAGTGGACAACTCAATCGTGCCACTTCTAGAAAAGATTAGACGTGCAAGACAAGACTACACTCATCCTCCACGAGTTGACAAACTACTCCCAGGATTTGTGAGAGATGTCGAATGTCTCGTAGAAGAGGTCGGCCACCTGTTGGTTCGCTGGAAGGAACCGTGGAACACAAACTATGTTACAGACAGTGACTGTCAATACGAAGTGTGGCTACAAACTGAAAGTGGAGTAACTGCAGTGAAGACACGATGCTGTTACTATAGTGTCAACATAAACGAGACAGTGTTGAAAATTTGGGTTCGAGCAATTTGTGCGGGAAACATCGGGGGATTTAACGTATTCCCTGCTCAATGCTCGGTGGAGTAG